Proteins from one Planctomyces sp. SH-PL62 genomic window:
- a CDS encoding glycoside hydrolase family 172 protein yields the protein MPAPVVSPSRIALLALGLLTTALTAAAAAPPGPVTVESLLGRMADPSRLAEPPEAGERSFQFSSYDRASKLVDGKIVEPFANADRGHYLRVEGEGDRREWVLADAEGPGYVSRIWSANPDGELRIYIDGAAEPALAADFATITNGGIEPFSAPFGHDASRGRNLYFPFPFAKSIKITTTKGDQYYQVNVTTFAPGSAVESYSPQVLERAGGAIAKTRRALLESPLARHGAGLAASQPFLLEPGESKEFVHDPGRPGAITALVCQVQDPDGLEGDALAEVLARTLLTITFDDAAEPQVAVPLGDFFGSGPGLNPFRTLIQEVGEDAAMVSCWEMPFKRNARIVLANQSGRAANLVVRWSWRDDPAAAEKLAFHARWRQRDDVPTVKGDGTLDWPTLRVSGGAGRFVGLLCNIYNPTPAWWGEGDEKVYVDGEAFPSTFGTGTEDYFGYAWSDPRPYRNPFHAQTRCDGPGTKGNSSNLRVQVLDAIPFDRSLAFDLELWHWEAVKVQFATIAYVYAAPGAKVEPSGLPDLSSRVVHPRPTVTREPGALEAEALKVRAKTAGDTPIQDMTPFGDAWSGYSQLWWTVREPDARLDLELPVEEAGTYALWAAFTRAPDYAVVQLALDGAPLGKAIDLYAPGVVHSGGVPLGVVDLDAGPHVLSITVVGKNPRSTSYLVGVDWLKLAPAPAGDFGGGKVAPRR from the coding sequence ATGCCCGCGCCCGTCGTCTCACCGTCCCGAATCGCCCTGCTCGCGCTGGGCCTCCTGACGACCGCCCTGACCGCCGCAGCCGCCGCGCCGCCGGGGCCGGTCACGGTCGAGTCGCTCCTGGGCCGGATGGCCGACCCCTCGAGGCTGGCCGAGCCGCCCGAGGCCGGCGAGCGGTCGTTCCAGTTCTCCAGCTACGACCGGGCGAGCAAGCTTGTGGACGGCAAGATCGTCGAGCCGTTCGCCAACGCCGACCGGGGGCACTATCTTCGCGTCGAGGGCGAGGGCGATCGGAGGGAGTGGGTCCTGGCCGACGCGGAGGGGCCCGGCTACGTCTCGCGGATCTGGAGCGCCAACCCGGACGGCGAGTTGCGGATCTACATCGACGGCGCGGCCGAACCGGCCCTCGCGGCCGACTTCGCAACGATCACCAACGGCGGGATCGAGCCCTTCTCCGCCCCCTTCGGCCACGACGCCTCGCGCGGGCGGAACCTGTATTTCCCCTTCCCGTTCGCGAAATCGATCAAGATCACGACGACGAAGGGTGACCAGTACTATCAGGTGAACGTGACGACGTTCGCCCCCGGCTCGGCCGTCGAGAGCTATTCGCCCCAGGTCCTGGAACGCGCGGGGGGAGCGATCGCCAAGACGCGTCGGGCGCTGCTGGAATCCCCCCTGGCCCGGCATGGCGCCGGATTGGCGGCCTCCCAGCCGTTCCTCCTGGAGCCGGGCGAGTCGAAGGAGTTCGTCCACGACCCCGGCCGTCCCGGCGCGATCACGGCCCTGGTCTGCCAGGTCCAGGACCCCGACGGCCTGGAGGGCGATGCGCTGGCGGAGGTCCTGGCCCGAACCTTGCTCACGATCACCTTCGACGACGCGGCCGAGCCCCAGGTCGCCGTCCCGCTCGGCGACTTCTTCGGCTCCGGGCCGGGCCTGAACCCGTTCCGGACGCTGATCCAGGAGGTCGGCGAGGACGCGGCGATGGTCTCCTGCTGGGAGATGCCTTTCAAGCGGAACGCCCGGATCGTCCTCGCGAACCAGTCCGGCCGCGCGGCGAACCTGGTCGTCCGCTGGAGCTGGCGCGACGACCCCGCCGCCGCCGAGAAGCTCGCGTTCCACGCCCGATGGCGGCAGCGCGACGACGTCCCCACCGTGAAGGGGGACGGCACGCTCGACTGGCCCACGCTCCGGGTCTCGGGGGGCGCGGGGCGGTTCGTCGGCCTGCTCTGCAACATTTACAACCCCACCCCGGCCTGGTGGGGCGAGGGGGACGAGAAGGTCTACGTCGACGGCGAGGCGTTCCCCAGCACCTTCGGCACCGGCACCGAGGACTACTTCGGCTACGCCTGGAGCGACCCGCGTCCTTACAGGAACCCGTTCCACGCCCAGACCCGATGCGACGGCCCCGGCACCAAGGGGAACAGCAGCAACCTCCGGGTCCAGGTGCTCGACGCCATCCCGTTCGATCGGTCGCTGGCGTTCGACCTGGAACTCTGGCACTGGGAGGCCGTGAAGGTCCAATTCGCGACGATCGCCTACGTCTACGCGGCCCCCGGCGCGAAGGTCGAGCCCTCGGGCCTCCCCGACCTGTCGTCGCGCGTCGTCCACCCCCGGCCGACCGTCACGCGCGAGCCGGGCGCGCTCGAGGCCGAGGCCCTCAAGGTCCGGGCTAAGACGGCCGGCGACACGCCCATCCAGGACATGACCCCCTTCGGCGACGCCTGGTCGGGCTACAGCCAGCTCTGGTGGACCGTCCGCGAGCCCGACGCCCGGCTCGACCTGGAACTCCCCGTCGAGGAGGCCGGAACCTACGCGTTGTGGGCCGCGTTCACCAGGGCCCCGGACTACGCCGTCGTGCAGCTCGCCCTGGACGGCGCCCCGCTGGGCAAGGCGATCGACCTGTACGCGCCGGGGGTCGTCCACTCGGGCGGGGTGCCGCTGGGCGTCGTCGACCTCGACGCCGGCCCGCACGTCCTGAGCATCACCGTCGTCGGCAAGAACCCCAGGAGCACCAGCTACCTCGTCGGCGTCGACTGGCTCAAGCTCGCCCCCGCCCCCGCCGGCGACTTCGGCGGCGGCAAGGTCGCGCCCCGGCGTTGA
- a CDS encoding lactonase family protein, which translates to MTMGMGSTSRRAFASACGFLALTAGGILMQTQAVAAEKSWVYVGTYTNSKESPSEGIYRFEFDPADGSLAPKGVAAEFADPSFLAVHPSKKFLYAVGELGEFQGAKAGGVGAFSLDAATGELKPINQQSSGGAHPCHLTVDPTGKAVLVANYSGGSVACLPIEADGSLRPASSFIQHQGKSVDPGRQTAPHAHSVNLDPAGKIALVADLGLDKVLLYDLDAAAGKLTPHDPAFAEVAAGSGPRHLAWHPSGRFAYVITELKNTVDVFAYDKAKGALHEVQTISTLPDDFQGASYCAEVVAHPSGKFVYGSNRGHDSLAIYKVDPATGKLASAGWAPTGGKNPRNFAIDPTGGFLLAASQDSDRIVVFRIDPETGGLTPVGEPIAVPKPVCIRFVTQPSSAK; encoded by the coding sequence ATGACGATGGGGATGGGATCGACCTCGCGACGGGCGTTCGCCTCCGCGTGCGGCTTCCTGGCGCTGACGGCGGGCGGGATTCTGATGCAGACGCAGGCGGTCGCGGCCGAGAAGTCCTGGGTCTACGTCGGCACCTACACGAACTCGAAGGAGTCGCCGAGCGAGGGGATCTATCGCTTCGAATTCGACCCGGCCGACGGCTCGCTGGCGCCGAAGGGGGTTGCGGCCGAATTCGCCGACCCGTCGTTCCTGGCGGTCCACCCGAGCAAGAAGTTCCTCTACGCGGTCGGCGAGCTGGGCGAGTTCCAGGGCGCGAAGGCCGGCGGCGTCGGCGCTTTCAGCCTGGACGCCGCGACCGGCGAGCTGAAGCCGATCAACCAGCAGTCGTCCGGCGGCGCCCACCCCTGCCACCTGACGGTCGACCCGACGGGCAAGGCCGTGCTGGTCGCCAACTACTCGGGGGGGAGCGTCGCCTGCCTGCCGATCGAGGCCGACGGTTCGCTGCGGCCGGCCTCGTCGTTCATCCAGCATCAGGGCAAGAGCGTGGACCCCGGCCGCCAGACCGCGCCCCACGCACACTCGGTGAACCTCGACCCGGCGGGCAAGATCGCCCTGGTGGCCGACCTGGGGCTCGACAAGGTCCTGCTCTACGACCTGGACGCCGCCGCCGGCAAGCTGACGCCCCACGACCCGGCCTTCGCGGAGGTCGCGGCCGGCTCCGGGCCCAGGCACCTGGCCTGGCACCCCTCGGGCCGCTTCGCCTACGTCATCACCGAGCTGAAGAACACGGTCGACGTGTTCGCCTACGACAAGGCCAAGGGCGCGCTCCACGAGGTCCAGACGATCTCCACCCTCCCGGACGACTTCCAGGGGGCGAGCTACTGCGCCGAGGTCGTGGCCCATCCTTCCGGGAAGTTCGTCTACGGCTCGAACCGGGGGCACGACAGCCTGGCGATCTACAAGGTCGACCCGGCGACGGGGAAGCTCGCCTCGGCCGGCTGGGCGCCGACCGGCGGCAAGAACCCGCGCAACTTCGCGATCGACCCGACCGGCGGGTTCCTGCTGGCCGCGAGCCAGGACTCGGACCGGATCGTCGTCTTCCGCATCGACCCGGAGACCGGCGGCCTGACCCCGGTGGGCGAGCCGATCGCGGTCCCCAAACCGGTCTGCATCCGGTTCGTGACGCAGCCGTCCTCGGCGAAGTGA
- a CDS encoding PDZ domain-containing protein — protein sequence MLRFVACSLLVAFASPEEPPDRTSRGAGASAFPGSPSDEGFFRLGRAELDSLRLWEEAGGPSLVLEKLDDGARGQLGVPEGRGLVATAVRVDGPAWEAGVREQDVLLTLDDEPLAEPEDLARLLKKAGDEPATLTVLRKRKPTTLKVQARVRVDLGPLEDEAPEFWIGATVEPVAPILREQLDIPAGRGLTVSRLVDDAPAARGGLQVHDVILTLDGEAVPDAAGLVARVGKAGTKPLTFEILRAGEKRPVAVTPEKRPPRDVLRRYYVADRPARSARRPDVVRPGVLLGADQLGRLLDLDAPDASVRRLDDMAGEIKALRRAIESLRKAVEARK from the coding sequence ATGCTCCGATTCGTCGCTTGTTCTCTGCTCGTCGCGTTCGCCTCGCCGGAGGAACCGCCGGACCGAACGTCCAGGGGCGCCGGCGCGTCCGCGTTCCCGGGCTCGCCGTCGGACGAGGGGTTCTTCCGCCTGGGGCGGGCGGAACTCGATAGCCTGAGGCTTTGGGAGGAGGCCGGCGGCCCGAGCCTCGTGCTGGAGAAGCTCGACGACGGCGCCCGGGGCCAACTCGGCGTGCCCGAGGGCCGCGGGCTGGTGGCGACGGCCGTCCGGGTCGACGGTCCGGCGTGGGAGGCGGGCGTCCGCGAGCAGGACGTCCTGCTGACCCTGGACGACGAGCCGCTGGCCGAGCCCGAAGACCTCGCGCGCCTGCTGAAGAAGGCGGGCGACGAGCCCGCGACGCTGACCGTGCTCCGCAAGCGGAAGCCGACGACGCTCAAGGTCCAGGCCCGGGTGCGCGTCGACCTCGGGCCGCTCGAAGACGAGGCGCCGGAGTTCTGGATCGGCGCGACCGTCGAGCCCGTCGCCCCGATCCTCCGCGAGCAGCTCGACATCCCGGCCGGGCGGGGCCTGACCGTCTCCCGGCTCGTGGACGACGCCCCGGCCGCCAGGGGGGGCCTCCAGGTCCACGACGTCATCCTGACCTTGGACGGCGAGGCGGTCCCGGACGCCGCCGGGCTGGTGGCCCGCGTCGGCAAGGCGGGGACGAAGCCCTTGACGTTCGAAATCCTCCGCGCGGGCGAGAAACGCCCCGTGGCGGTCACGCCGGAGAAGCGCCCGCCTCGCGACGTGCTGAGGCGCTACTACGTCGCCGACCGGCCGGCCCGCTCGGCGCGTCGTCCCGACGTCGTCCGCCCCGGCGTCCTCCTGGGCGCCGACCAGTTGGGTCGCCTCCTCGACCTCGACGCGCCGGACGCCTCGGTTCGGAGGCTCGACGACATGGCCGGCGAGATCAAGGCCCTGCGCCGGGCGATCGAATCGCTCCGCAAGGCCGTCGAGGCGCGAAAGTAA
- a CDS encoding glucoamylase family protein gives MSASYMGAPGSATDDGEGAWIAALDPRQVGPIRGELLGADRLDRLARALAEAAVPARRRRSGSPLLKRFADNGKVLGRVHARITAGEEHARGIDVEWLLDNFHIVDEVLKEVRRDMPHGYDAVLPKLAGTSLKGYPRAFAIAAALAAHTDSEFDEARINRFLAAFQEKAGLTIGEIWALPTMLRLVLLENLRRLAEEMVWSWEERRRADAWLAAPEAGRPGLGEPSGPFVARLMQAPRASGEASPKEARDRLEAPGVDVDGVVERENHRQAANQLTVGNCVVGLRLLAAVDWNAFFEQHSQVQAILLDDPSGVYAQQDFSTCDRYRKVVEQVARGSKADELAVARRAVELAAEADPADPRRRHVGYYLIDDGLKALRAGFRYRGPWGERLVEAMRAHPSLTYFGSIVAVWLAVASACAWLAGGTGLGAAGLLGVLALLAMPVGEVAVGFINHALTIFLPPKVLAKLEYRKGIPDEDRTFVVIPTMLVRAHHAAGLLERLEIHYLSNPDRNLRFALLTDFADAPSEHMPDDQGLIDDALERVRALNARYASSSGGEDLFYLFHRRRLWNPSQGAWMGWERKRGKLSEFNKLLRGGGRGSYDVFSADPASLPHFRFVITLDSDTQMPRDTAGRLVGSIAHPLNRPRFDAASGRVLEGYGVLQPRVNFHLTAATHSYFARLLASGGGIDPYSTAASDSYMDLYGIGSFTGKGVYDVDAFEHATDGVFPENRILSHDLIEGNYARCGLLSDTEVFDDFPARYHAYARREHRWTRGDWQLLPWLGGAVPLPGGGTRPNPLPTLERWKLLDNLRRSLTPPSVVLMLALGWTVMPGSPWLWTAVALLVLAQPVLKWLTAATVGVLRTGTLGPLMGWRENLASMGGQALLSLTFLADQSRQALDAIARTLHRQYVSRKRLLEWETAASTEQRLGGGLRDFVRSMWPASAIALAILAGVVWLRPSALWAAAPLLSAWFLSPLVAYAISLPLPSTEVPLAAETRRALRRLARKTWRYFETFVGDEHHWLPPDNFQEVPDGRIAHRTSPTNKGLLLISTLSAHDLGYLSLGTMVDRLERTFDTLDRLERHWGHFYNWYDTKTLEPLPPLYISTVDSGNMLGCLVALRQGLIEKASTAVVGPAAAEGLDDALNLALEAGAADASRLKALLGSPPADADLPGWASWLARVEEEAERFEAAIGAGPEHSQGDLAAARTWGRKLLEQARDHRRHLDALTAGVELAGATDPDATVPTLRALAASSPAAAALAGRLADLADRADAMGREMDFRPLYKKERHLYAIGCDLSQGRLDGACYDLLASEACLTSYLMIARGEAPRKHWFQLGRLFVRAAGRIGLISWGGTMFEYLMPRLLLRSLDETVLSEAARTAVARQIEYGRQLGLPWGISESAFSAQYADGDYRYQAFGVPGLGLKQGLDQDRVVAPYATAMATMIAPVEATANLERLTAEGAEGAFGYYEAIDYTPSRLPAGRRATVVRSYMSHHQGMSLVAAANVLLGDLMPRRFHAEPMVRAAELLLQERVPRDTPLVDLDAEAEEAAAADSQAGEPPAERPAAPSFLSRRLTTPATIAPRTHLLSNSRYHVMVTNAGSGASSALGVDVTRWREDPAREAYGQFLYIRDVSSGLVWSAGFQPVCRPADEDEIVFASDKATFRRRDGAIESLLEVAVSPEQLAEVRRLTLVNHGPGSRELDVTSYAEVVLTQHDADLAHPAFHKLFVETERLPGSAALLARRRPRSPHERPIWAVHVLAVDGSSSGCTFLDEPTFETDRARFLGRGRSVADPAALDPGEPLSGTVGPVLDPIFSLRRRLSLAPGGTAVLAFTTAVAEDRRGALALADQYHGPSAAARAFELAWAHRQAEHGQRGWSAEEAHLFQRLASHLIFAGPALRARPAAADPAEPASRIAARFGIDLHRPVVLARLSGAAELSLARQLLAAQAYLGLKGLEVDLALLDDSPAPGLGEPLAAIVRELGAADRMGRPGGVHVVSGATLDPSARGVLYAAARVALDAADGPLETQLESVDAAPPLPDPLTASPPEAPIATRPSPLPATSPSSTGWAASRPTAASTSSWSTSPPATTPRPRPPRDGRSPGRRSPRPRGATSSPTRPSVSSSPRGARRRPGPSTARPTG, from the coding sequence ATGAGCGCATCGTACATGGGGGCGCCCGGGTCCGCGACGGACGACGGCGAGGGGGCCTGGATCGCGGCGCTGGACCCCCGGCAGGTGGGGCCGATCCGCGGCGAGCTGCTGGGGGCGGATCGCCTGGATCGGCTGGCCCGGGCGCTGGCCGAGGCCGCCGTGCCGGCGCGGCGGCGGCGGTCCGGCAGCCCCCTCCTGAAGCGGTTCGCCGACAACGGCAAGGTCCTGGGGCGGGTCCACGCCCGGATCACGGCCGGCGAGGAGCACGCGCGCGGGATCGACGTGGAATGGCTGCTGGACAACTTCCACATCGTCGACGAGGTGCTGAAGGAAGTCCGCCGCGACATGCCCCACGGCTACGACGCCGTCCTCCCCAAGCTGGCCGGCACGTCCCTGAAGGGCTACCCCCGCGCCTTCGCGATCGCCGCCGCCCTGGCGGCGCACACCGACAGCGAGTTCGACGAGGCCCGGATCAACCGCTTCCTCGCCGCCTTCCAGGAGAAGGCCGGGCTGACCATCGGCGAGATCTGGGCGCTGCCGACGATGCTCCGCCTGGTCCTGCTGGAGAACCTCCGCCGACTGGCCGAGGAGATGGTCTGGTCGTGGGAGGAGCGGCGGCGGGCCGACGCCTGGCTCGCCGCCCCCGAGGCCGGGCGGCCGGGGCTCGGCGAGCCGTCGGGTCCGTTCGTCGCGCGGCTGATGCAGGCGCCGCGAGCCTCGGGGGAGGCGTCGCCGAAGGAGGCGCGCGACCGGCTCGAAGCCCCGGGCGTGGACGTGGACGGGGTGGTCGAGCGGGAGAACCACCGTCAGGCGGCCAATCAGCTCACGGTCGGCAACTGCGTGGTCGGCCTGCGGCTGCTCGCGGCGGTCGACTGGAACGCGTTCTTCGAGCAGCACAGCCAGGTCCAGGCGATCCTCCTGGACGACCCCTCGGGCGTCTACGCGCAGCAGGATTTCTCGACCTGCGACCGCTATCGGAAGGTCGTCGAGCAGGTGGCGAGGGGCTCGAAGGCCGACGAGCTGGCCGTCGCGCGTCGGGCCGTCGAGCTGGCCGCCGAGGCCGACCCGGCCGACCCCCGCCGCCGACACGTCGGCTACTACCTGATCGACGACGGGTTGAAGGCCCTCCGCGCCGGGTTCCGCTATCGGGGACCCTGGGGCGAGCGGCTGGTGGAGGCGATGCGCGCCCACCCGAGCCTGACGTACTTCGGCTCGATCGTCGCGGTCTGGCTCGCGGTCGCCTCGGCCTGCGCCTGGCTCGCCGGCGGGACGGGGCTCGGCGCGGCCGGGCTGCTCGGGGTGCTGGCGCTGCTGGCGATGCCCGTCGGCGAGGTCGCCGTCGGCTTCATCAACCACGCGCTGACGATCTTCCTCCCCCCCAAGGTGCTCGCCAAGCTGGAGTACCGGAAGGGGATCCCGGACGAGGACCGCACGTTCGTCGTCATCCCGACGATGCTCGTCCGCGCGCACCACGCCGCCGGGCTGCTGGAGCGGCTGGAGATCCACTACCTGTCGAACCCCGACCGCAACCTCCGGTTCGCGCTGCTGACCGACTTCGCCGACGCGCCCAGCGAGCACATGCCCGACGACCAGGGGCTGATCGACGACGCTTTGGAGCGCGTCCGCGCCCTGAACGCGCGATACGCGTCCAGCTCGGGCGGGGAGGACCTGTTCTACCTCTTCCACCGGCGACGGCTCTGGAATCCGTCGCAGGGGGCGTGGATGGGCTGGGAACGCAAGCGCGGCAAGCTCTCGGAGTTCAACAAGCTCCTGCGGGGCGGGGGCCGCGGCAGCTACGACGTGTTCAGCGCCGACCCGGCCTCGCTCCCCCATTTCCGGTTCGTGATCACGCTGGACTCCGACACCCAGATGCCTCGCGACACCGCCGGCCGGCTCGTGGGCTCGATCGCCCACCCGCTGAACCGGCCCCGGTTCGACGCCGCGAGCGGCCGGGTTCTGGAAGGCTACGGCGTGCTCCAGCCCAGGGTGAACTTCCACCTGACGGCGGCCACGCACTCGTACTTCGCCCGGCTTTTGGCGTCGGGAGGGGGGATCGACCCGTACTCCACGGCCGCCTCGGATTCGTACATGGACCTGTACGGGATCGGCAGCTTCACCGGGAAGGGGGTCTACGACGTCGACGCCTTCGAGCACGCCACCGACGGCGTCTTCCCCGAGAACCGGATCCTCAGCCACGACCTGATCGAGGGGAACTACGCCCGCTGCGGGCTTTTGAGCGACACCGAGGTCTTCGACGACTTCCCGGCGCGGTATCACGCCTACGCCCGCCGCGAGCACCGCTGGACCCGGGGCGACTGGCAGCTCTTGCCCTGGCTCGGCGGGGCCGTCCCGCTGCCGGGGGGGGGGACGCGGCCCAACCCGCTGCCGACGCTGGAGCGTTGGAAGCTCCTGGACAACCTCCGTCGGAGCCTCACGCCGCCGTCCGTGGTGCTGATGCTGGCCCTGGGTTGGACGGTCATGCCGGGCTCCCCCTGGCTCTGGACGGCCGTGGCGCTGCTGGTGCTGGCCCAGCCCGTGCTCAAGTGGCTGACGGCCGCGACGGTGGGGGTGCTCCGCACCGGGACGCTCGGCCCGCTGATGGGCTGGCGCGAGAACCTGGCGTCGATGGGGGGCCAGGCGCTGCTGTCGCTGACGTTCCTCGCCGACCAGTCGCGGCAGGCCCTCGACGCGATCGCGCGGACGCTCCACCGCCAGTACGTCAGCCGGAAACGTCTGCTGGAGTGGGAGACCGCCGCGTCGACCGAGCAGCGGCTCGGGGGCGGCCTGCGCGACTTCGTCCGCTCGATGTGGCCGGCGTCGGCGATCGCGCTGGCGATCCTGGCCGGGGTCGTCTGGCTGCGGCCGTCCGCGCTCTGGGCCGCCGCGCCGCTGCTGTCGGCCTGGTTCCTCTCGCCGCTGGTCGCCTACGCGATCAGCCTCCCCCTGCCGTCGACCGAGGTCCCGCTGGCCGCCGAGACCCGCCGGGCGCTGCGGAGGCTGGCGCGGAAGACCTGGCGGTACTTCGAGACGTTCGTCGGCGACGAGCACCACTGGCTGCCGCCGGACAACTTCCAGGAGGTCCCCGACGGCCGGATCGCGCACCGGACCTCGCCCACGAACAAGGGGCTGCTGCTGATCTCCACCCTCTCGGCGCACGACCTGGGCTACCTGTCCCTGGGGACGATGGTCGACCGCCTGGAGCGGACCTTCGACACGCTCGACCGGCTGGAGCGGCACTGGGGGCACTTCTACAACTGGTACGACACGAAGACCCTGGAGCCGCTCCCCCCGCTGTACATCTCGACGGTCGACAGCGGCAACATGCTGGGCTGTCTCGTGGCCCTGCGGCAAGGGCTGATCGAGAAGGCGTCGACGGCCGTCGTCGGCCCGGCCGCGGCCGAGGGGCTCGACGACGCCTTGAACCTGGCGCTGGAGGCCGGCGCGGCCGACGCCTCGCGGCTCAAGGCGCTGCTGGGCTCGCCCCCGGCCGACGCCGACCTCCCCGGCTGGGCGTCCTGGCTGGCCCGCGTCGAGGAGGAGGCCGAGCGGTTCGAAGCCGCGATCGGGGCCGGGCCCGAGCATAGCCAGGGCGACCTCGCCGCGGCCCGCACCTGGGGCCGGAAGCTCCTGGAGCAGGCCCGCGACCACCGCCGCCACCTGGACGCCCTGACCGCCGGCGTCGAACTCGCGGGCGCGACCGATCCCGACGCGACGGTCCCCACGCTCCGGGCGCTGGCGGCGTCGAGCCCGGCCGCGGCCGCGCTGGCGGGAAGGCTCGCGGACCTGGCCGACCGGGCCGACGCGATGGGCCGGGAGATGGACTTCCGCCCGCTCTACAAGAAGGAGCGGCACCTCTACGCGATCGGCTGCGACCTGTCTCAGGGGAGGCTCGACGGCGCCTGCTACGACCTGCTGGCGTCGGAGGCGTGCCTCACCAGCTATCTGATGATCGCCCGCGGCGAGGCCCCGCGCAAGCACTGGTTCCAGCTCGGCCGCCTCTTCGTCCGCGCGGCGGGGCGCATCGGCCTGATCTCCTGGGGCGGGACGATGTTCGAGTACCTCATGCCCCGGCTGCTGCTCAGGAGCCTGGACGAGACCGTGCTCTCCGAGGCCGCCAGGACGGCCGTGGCGCGGCAGATCGAATACGGCCGCCAGCTCGGGCTGCCGTGGGGGATCTCGGAGTCGGCCTTCTCGGCCCAGTACGCCGACGGCGACTACCGCTACCAGGCGTTCGGCGTCCCGGGCCTCGGGCTCAAGCAAGGGCTCGACCAGGACCGGGTGGTCGCCCCGTACGCCACCGCGATGGCCACGATGATCGCGCCCGTCGAGGCGACGGCCAACCTGGAACGGCTGACCGCCGAGGGCGCCGAGGGGGCGTTCGGCTACTACGAGGCGATCGACTACACGCCGTCCCGCCTCCCCGCCGGCCGCCGCGCGACGGTCGTTCGGTCTTACATGAGCCACCACCAGGGGATGAGCCTGGTCGCGGCGGCCAACGTCCTGCTCGGCGACCTCATGCCGAGGCGGTTCCACGCCGAGCCCATGGTCCGCGCCGCCGAGCTGCTCCTTCAGGAGCGCGTCCCCCGCGACACCCCGCTGGTGGACCTCGACGCCGAGGCCGAGGAGGCCGCCGCGGCCGACTCCCAGGCCGGCGAGCCCCCGGCCGAACGCCCCGCCGCGCCGAGCTTCCTCAGCCGACGGCTCACCACCCCGGCGACGATCGCCCCCCGGACGCACCTGCTCTCCAACTCCCGCTATCACGTGATGGTCACCAACGCCGGGTCGGGCGCCAGCTCGGCCCTGGGGGTCGACGTGACGCGATGGCGGGAAGACCCGGCGCGGGAGGCGTACGGCCAGTTCCTCTACATCCGGGACGTCTCCAGCGGCCTGGTCTGGTCGGCCGGGTTCCAGCCGGTCTGCCGCCCGGCCGACGAGGACGAGATCGTCTTCGCCTCCGACAAGGCGACCTTCCGCCGCCGCGACGGCGCGATCGAGAGCCTGCTGGAAGTCGCCGTCTCGCCCGAGCAGCTCGCCGAGGTCCGCCGCCTGACCCTCGTCAACCACGGCCCCGGCTCGCGCGAGCTGGACGTCACGAGCTACGCCGAGGTCGTCCTGACCCAGCACGACGCCGACCTGGCGCACCCCGCCTTCCACAAGCTGTTCGTGGAGACCGAACGGCTCCCCGGCTCGGCGGCCCTGCTCGCCCGGCGACGGCCCCGATCGCCCCATGAGCGGCCGATCTGGGCCGTGCACGTCCTGGCGGTCGACGGCTCCTCGTCGGGCTGCACGTTCCTCGACGAGCCGACCTTCGAGACCGACCGGGCCCGGTTCCTGGGCCGAGGGCGGTCCGTCGCCGACCCGGCGGCGCTGGACCCGGGCGAGCCGCTCTCGGGGACGGTCGGGCCGGTGCTCGACCCGATCTTCAGCCTCCGCCGCCGGCTGTCCCTGGCGCCGGGGGGGACGGCCGTCCTGGCGTTCACCACGGCCGTCGCCGAGGATCGCCGCGGCGCGCTCGCCCTGGCCGACCAGTACCACGGCCCCAGCGCCGCGGCCCGGGCGTTCGAGCTGGCCTGGGCCCATCGCCAGGCCGAGCACGGCCAGCGCGGCTGGTCGGCCGAGGAGGCCCACCTGTTCCAGCGGCTGGCCTCCCACCTGATCTTCGCCGGCCCGGCCCTCCGCGCCCGCCCGGCGGCGGCCGACCCGGCCGAGCCCGCGTCCCGCATCGCCGCCCGGTTCGGGATCGACCTGCATCGCCCGGTCGTGCTGGCGAGGCTCTCCGGCGCGGCCGAACTCTCGCTGGCCCGGCAACTCCTGGCGGCGCAGGCGTACCTCGGGCTCAAGGGGCTGGAGGTCGACCTGGCGCTCCTCGACGATTCCCCGGCTCCCGGCCTGGGCGAGCCCCTCGCCGCGATCGTCCGGGAACTCGGGGCCGCCGACCGCATGGGCCGCCCGGGGGGCGTCCACGTCGTCTCCGGCGCGACGCTCGACCCCTCGGCGCGAGGGGTCCTGTACGCGGCGGCGCGGGTCGCCCTCGACGCCGCCGACGGCCCGCTGGAGACCCAGCTCGAATCGGTCGATGCGGCGCCGCCGCTCCCCGACCCGCTCACCGCCTCCCCCCCGGAAGCCCCCATCGCGACGCGCCCGTCGCCCCTCCCGGCGACCTCGCCTTCTTCAACGGGCTGGGCGGCTTCACGCCCGACGGCCGCGAGTACGTCGTCCTGGTCGACGTCCCCGCCCGCGACGACGCCGCGACCGCGACCGCCTCGCGACGGCCGCTCCCCAGGCCGACGCTCGCCCCGTCCCCGTGGAGCAACGTCGTCGCCAACCCGGCCATCGGTTTCCTCGTCACCGAGGGGGGCGCGCAGGCGACCTGGGCCGTCAACAGCCAGACCAACCGGCTGA